The genomic DNA AAAGATTTTACTGTTAAATCCAGTTTCGGTCATATAAGGGATTTATCCAAAAAAGATTATGGAATTGACCTGGAAAATAAATACCAGCCTCAATACATAATTTCCCCTGACAAGCGAAAGGTTGTATCGGAATTAAAAAAGCTGGCCAAAGAGGCCAAAACCGTATGGCTTGCATCTGATGAGGACCGTGAAGGTGAAGCCATTGCCTGGCATCTGGCCGAGGTTTTAAAACTGCCTGATGAAAAAACAAAGAGAATTGTCTTTCATGAAATAACAAAGGAAGCGATCCTCAAAGCCATTGAAAACCCAAGGTCGATAGATCGCAACCTTGTAAATGCACAACAGGCAAGGAGAGTTCTTGACCGTCTTGTTGGTTTTGAGCTAAGCCCTGTGTTATGGAAAAAAGTAAAACCCTCACTTTCAGCAGGCAGGGTTCAAAGTGTTGCTGTAAGGCTTCTTGTCGACAGGGAAAGAGAGATACTGAACTTTATACCAAAGGACAGCTTCAGGGTCACGGCCCTGTTCAGTTTCAAGGACAATAACGGAAAACCTGCCCAATTGAAATCAGAATTAAATCAGAGATTCAAAACCCTGGAGCAGGCAAAAGCTTTTCTGGATGATTGCATCTCTGCCGGTTTCATGGTTGATGCCGTTGAAACAAAACCATCATTCAAATCTCCTGCACCCCCATTCACGACTTCCACGCTTCAGCAGGAGGCCAGCAGGAAATTCGGATTTTCTGTAAGCCAGACGATGACACTGGCCCAGCACCTTTATGAAGCCGGTCACATTACCTACATGAGAACTGACTCGGTTAACCTGTCCGACCTGGCGATTAACAGCACCCGAAAGGAAATAATTGAGGAATTTGGCAATGAATATTCCAAAACAAGGAAATATTCCACCAAGTCAAAAGGCGCCCAGGAAGCTCATGAAGCA from Bacteroides sp. includes the following:
- the topA gene encoding type I DNA topoisomerase, which gives rise to MVDNLVIVESPAKAKTIGKYLGKDFTVKSSFGHIRDLSKKDYGIDLENKYQPQYIISPDKRKVVSELKKLAKEAKTVWLASDEDREGEAIAWHLAEVLKLPDEKTKRIVFHEITKEAILKAIENPRSIDRNLVNAQQARRVLDRLVGFELSPVLWKKVKPSLSAGRVQSVAVRLLVDREREILNFIPKDSFRVTALFSFKDNNGKPAQLKSELNQRFKTLEQAKAFLDDCISAGFMVDAVETKPSFKSPAPPFTTSTLQQEASRKFGFSVSQTMTLAQHLYEAGHITYMRTDSVNLSDLAINSTRKEIIEEFGNEYSKTRKYSTKSKGAQEAHEAIRPTYINKKEAGANANEKKLYSLIWKRTVASQMSPAKLEKTTVSITISSRPEKFQSSGEVILFDGFLRVYMESTDEEKEGNGNGNGLLPPVSQGQELHLENADALQKFTNSPPRYTEASLVKKLEEMGIGRPSTYAPIISTIQSREYVVKEDRPGTIRKLDGLKLSGDKISSYEKEEKTGFEKGKLFPTDIGMVVNDFLVEHFENIMDFNFTASVEKDFDSIADGNLVWNKMIDEFYRPFHKKVDSTAKNTQKSSGERLLGNDPESG